A single window of Kitasatospora sp. HUAS MG31 DNA harbors:
- a CDS encoding amino acid adenylation domain-containing protein, translating to MTTAPLDSGGRPDPGTGTPLSYAQQRVWFLDQLTPGTVDYVLPYALRLAGVLDLPALRRALADLFAAHGALRTRYPVLDDGQPVQVVDDRAELALEVLDLRELPEAEREARAEREIDAIFARPFDLATDLPVRAALIRLRADEQILVLTIHHISFDRWSEERFFGALDAVYGAHREGRPAVPPAPPTTYAAYAAAQRRRVDSGELDGQLAYWRETLAELTPTELPADRPRPARRDARGAAVRVALPERTGTRLLATARACRATPYAVLLAALSVVLGRCTGQEDVAVATAVAGRRDPELEELVGFFVNTAVIRTRVRPGRTFRELVGAVRNSAFEAIANQDLPFDLLVERLRPERDLGRNPLAQVQFLYEGLSSAETRLGDLAMSTVRRPLTSVKFDLTVKVQRQQDGGFEAVFEYATALYDRATIERLAHRYLDALDRLAGEDRELTLDRFELLTAEERATALAAGRGPRVDLGPELLPALVSASAAADPDGTAVIGTDGRALTRAELEARANRLAHHLTALGVTPGEPVAVLLDRDGAHGPDLVAALLAVWRAGGAYLPVDPAQPAARTATLLADSAARIVLTRSDLRAALPADPARTEVLLDEADLGGLPATAPATALSGDDVAYLIYTSGSTGTPKGVLVTHAGIRNRVLWTVRRHGIGPADRVLQKTTATFDASVWELVAPLVCGGTVVLAPAAAQADPAGLLRTAAAHRVTILQFVPSVLREIAEQPDLAACDALRLVLSAGEPLPADLARQVAERTGAEVYNTYGPTECSIDATAHRYRRAEDTAPVVPIGRPLDNAEAHVLDGDGRPAPDGTPGELHLGGAGLARGYLGRPDLTADRFVPDPFGAPGARLYRTGDLVRRRADGTLEFLGRLDHQVKIRGVRVEPGEVEAALTACPGVAAAAVVAWPDPESGARLVGYVVPTEPGATDPAQLRDRLAQRLPKQYVPSLIGLVDTLPRTSTGKLDRNALPDPLALALAQQGPAESAPATPAEATVAALWAELLGLPAIGVHDDFFALGGHSLLAARAATRIREALGVELPLGWIFESPTVAALCTRLGEAAPAVPVEPLRPAGRVGPLPLSAAQERLWLHDQLHPRSADYLVPLAWRLTGPLDPDALTGALRSLTARHEILRTRYLATPDGPRQLPDPAGDPAVELLDLTGLPAGEREAAARAELADHARRGFDLAAEHPLRATLARLAEDDHVLLLTLHHIACDGRSLALIGAELDAAYTALAAGRAVDTTAPALQYADWAQWHRERIGGGLGAEQAGRWARALAGVPALELPTDRPRPAVRDGQGADHVFPVPAVTVRALAAYGRSRGATPFMSLLAGYLAFLHRYGGQEDFAVGTPVAGRDAEQAHTMLGSFVNTLALRADLSGEPTFAELLERVRSRALGAFADQDCPFDLVVAELRPERDASRTPVFQTMFQTFEDAEGALALGTLEVRPFPVAAAPALTDLSLVLRARPGGDWQGEFEYATALFDAATVARMADHLVRLLDALAAEPDRPIAAHPLLTEEEAVRQGDFGRGRADRRPMHEVVAAQTRATPDAPAVISPDGELSYARLDAEAEQLAARLRAAGIGPGTVVASAMPRDHRLVVAWLGILKAGGCYLPVDPADPAERLAGLLAESRAGAVVTVAATRPVLPAGPVPVLHLDEPGAPVGTLPGPDPVSPRDLAYLIYTSGSTGRPKGVMVEHRSYVEHCHVMAQAYRLGPGARFALMAAVSFDASMDQIAAPLTAGGAVVVLDPRAVSPDELLGQIDRLGVTVLDVTPVYYRELVERLEPGDRRLERLALMSVGGDVVTALDARRWERTGLPGAFACTYGPTEATVACTMHTAGPDADARQDAAALPIGRPLCGTVARVLDARLQPVPPGVVGELLIGGSRVARGYLGRPDLTADRFVPDPFATEPGARLYRTGDLVRARADGVIEFVGRADRQVKIRGYRIEPGEIEAVLAAHPDVAGAAVEPCELRAGDRALAAYLVLRTGGSADRVREDLRAALPAHLVPAVFVPLDALPVTRNGKLDRKALPAPDLDRLQAERPYTAPRDAVEERLCALWQQVLGVERVGVEDEFFLDLGGHSLLATRLRLLVEDAFGITLTLRQFFEHTTAGAQARLVREAVEAAVEALSDEELEALLAQEEGLL from the coding sequence GTGACCACAGCCCCGCTCGACAGCGGCGGGCGGCCGGACCCCGGCACCGGCACCCCGCTCTCCTACGCCCAGCAACGGGTCTGGTTCCTCGACCAGCTGACCCCGGGCACCGTGGACTACGTCCTGCCGTACGCCCTGCGGCTGGCCGGCGTGCTCGACCTGCCGGCGCTGCGCCGGGCGCTGGCGGACCTGTTCGCCGCGCACGGCGCCCTGCGCACCCGCTACCCCGTCCTCGACGACGGGCAGCCCGTCCAGGTGGTGGACGACCGGGCGGAGCTCGCGCTGGAGGTCCTCGACCTGCGGGAGCTGCCCGAGGCCGAGCGCGAGGCGCGCGCCGAGCGGGAGATCGACGCGATCTTCGCCCGGCCCTTCGACCTCGCCACCGACCTGCCGGTGCGCGCGGCGCTGATCCGGCTCCGCGCGGACGAGCAGATCCTCGTCCTGACGATCCACCACATCTCCTTCGACCGCTGGTCCGAGGAGCGGTTCTTCGGCGCCCTCGACGCCGTCTACGGCGCCCACCGGGAGGGCCGGCCGGCCGTGCCGCCCGCGCCGCCGACCACCTACGCCGCCTACGCCGCCGCCCAGCGCCGCCGGGTCGACTCCGGCGAGCTGGACGGGCAACTCGCCTACTGGCGCGAGACCCTGGCCGAGCTGACGCCCACCGAGCTGCCCGCCGACCGGCCGCGCCCGGCCCGCCGGGACGCCCGCGGCGCCGCCGTCCGCGTCGCCCTGCCCGAGCGGACCGGCACCCGCCTGCTGGCCACCGCCCGCGCCTGCCGGGCCACCCCGTACGCGGTGCTGCTGGCCGCCCTCTCGGTGGTCCTCGGCCGCTGCACCGGGCAGGAGGACGTCGCCGTGGCGACCGCCGTCGCCGGCCGCCGCGACCCCGAACTGGAGGAACTGGTCGGCTTCTTCGTGAACACCGCGGTGATCCGGACCCGGGTGCGCCCCGGGCGGACCTTCCGCGAGCTGGTCGGCGCGGTGCGCAACTCCGCCTTCGAGGCGATCGCCAACCAGGACCTCCCGTTCGACCTGCTGGTGGAGCGGCTGCGCCCGGAGCGCGACCTCGGGCGGAACCCGCTGGCCCAGGTGCAGTTCCTGTACGAGGGCCTGTCCTCCGCCGAGACCCGGCTGGGCGACCTCGCCATGTCGACCGTCCGCCGCCCGCTCACCTCGGTCAAGTTCGACCTCACCGTCAAGGTCCAGCGGCAGCAGGACGGCGGCTTCGAGGCCGTCTTCGAGTACGCCACCGCCCTGTACGACCGGGCCACGATCGAGCGCCTCGCCCACCGCTACCTCGACGCGCTCGACCGGCTCGCCGGCGAGGACCGGGAGCTGACCCTCGACCGGTTCGAGCTGCTCACCGCCGAGGAGCGCGCCACCGCCCTGGCCGCCGGGCGCGGCCCGCGGGTCGACCTCGGCCCGGAGCTGCTGCCGGCCCTGGTGTCCGCCTCCGCCGCCGCGGACCCGGACGGCACCGCCGTCATCGGCACGGACGGCCGCGCCCTGACCCGGGCCGAGCTGGAGGCCCGCGCCAACCGGCTGGCCCACCACCTGACCGCCCTCGGCGTCACCCCGGGCGAGCCGGTCGCGGTCCTCCTGGACCGGGACGGCGCCCACGGCCCCGACCTGGTCGCCGCCCTGCTCGCCGTCTGGCGGGCCGGCGGCGCCTACCTCCCGGTCGACCCCGCCCAGCCGGCCGCCCGGACCGCGACCCTGCTCGCGGACTCCGCCGCCCGGATCGTGCTGACCCGCTCCGACCTGCGCGCCGCACTGCCCGCCGACCCGGCCCGGACCGAGGTCCTCCTCGACGAGGCCGACCTCGGCGGCCTGCCCGCCACCGCACCGGCCACCGCGCTCTCCGGCGACGACGTCGCGTACCTGATCTACACCTCGGGCTCCACCGGCACGCCCAAGGGCGTCCTGGTCACCCACGCCGGCATCCGCAACCGGGTGCTGTGGACGGTCCGCCGGCACGGCATCGGCCCCGCCGACCGGGTGCTGCAGAAGACCACCGCCACCTTCGACGCCTCGGTGTGGGAACTGGTCGCCCCGCTGGTCTGCGGCGGCACCGTGGTGCTGGCCCCCGCCGCGGCCCAGGCCGACCCGGCCGGACTGCTGCGCACCGCCGCCGCCCACCGGGTGACGATCCTCCAGTTCGTCCCCTCGGTACTGCGCGAGATCGCCGAACAGCCGGACCTGGCCGCCTGCGACGCGCTGCGCCTGGTGCTCTCCGCCGGCGAGCCGCTGCCCGCCGACCTCGCCCGCCAGGTCGCCGAGCGCACCGGCGCCGAGGTGTACAACACCTACGGGCCGACCGAGTGCTCGATCGACGCCACCGCCCACCGCTACCGCCGCGCCGAGGACACCGCGCCGGTGGTGCCCATCGGACGGCCGCTGGACAACGCCGAGGCACACGTCCTCGACGGCGACGGCCGGCCCGCGCCCGACGGCACCCCGGGCGAGCTCCACCTGGGCGGCGCCGGCCTGGCCCGCGGCTACCTGGGCCGCCCCGACCTGACCGCCGACCGCTTCGTCCCCGACCCCTTCGGCGCCCCGGGCGCACGCCTCTACCGGACCGGCGACCTGGTCCGCCGGCGCGCCGACGGCACCCTGGAGTTCCTCGGCCGCCTCGACCACCAGGTCAAGATCCGCGGCGTCCGGGTGGAACCCGGCGAGGTCGAGGCCGCGCTCACCGCCTGCCCCGGCGTGGCCGCCGCGGCCGTGGTCGCCTGGCCCGACCCGGAGAGCGGCGCCCGCCTGGTCGGCTACGTCGTCCCCACCGAGCCCGGCGCCACCGACCCCGCGCAGCTGCGCGACCGGCTCGCCCAGCGGCTGCCCAAGCAGTACGTGCCCTCGCTGATCGGCCTGGTCGACACCCTGCCGCGGACCAGCACCGGCAAGCTCGACCGCAACGCCCTGCCCGACCCGCTCGCCCTCGCCCTGGCCCAGCAGGGGCCTGCCGAGTCCGCCCCCGCCACCCCCGCCGAGGCGACCGTCGCAGCGCTCTGGGCCGAGCTGCTGGGACTGCCCGCCATCGGGGTCCACGACGACTTCTTCGCGCTGGGCGGCCACTCGCTGCTCGCCGCCCGGGCCGCGACCCGGATCCGCGAGGCCCTCGGGGTGGAACTGCCGCTCGGCTGGATCTTCGAGTCGCCGACCGTGGCCGCGCTCTGCACCCGGCTCGGCGAGGCGGCGCCCGCCGTCCCGGTGGAGCCGCTGCGCCCGGCCGGGCGGGTCGGGCCGCTGCCGCTGTCCGCCGCCCAGGAACGGCTGTGGCTGCACGACCAGCTGCACCCGCGCTCCGCCGACTACCTCGTCCCGCTCGCCTGGCGGCTGACCGGTCCGCTCGACCCGGACGCCCTCACCGGCGCGCTGCGGTCCCTGACGGCCCGCCACGAGATCCTGCGCACCCGCTACCTGGCCACCCCGGACGGCCCGCGGCAGCTCCCCGACCCGGCCGGCGACCCGGCCGTGGAGCTGCTGGACCTCACCGGCCTCCCGGCCGGGGAACGGGAGGCGGCCGCCCGGGCGGAGCTCGCCGACCACGCCCGGCGCGGATTCGACCTGGCCGCCGAGCACCCGCTCCGGGCCACCCTGGCCCGACTGGCCGAGGACGACCACGTCCTGCTGCTGACCCTGCACCACATCGCCTGCGACGGCCGGTCACTGGCGCTGATCGGCGCCGAACTGGACGCCGCCTACACCGCCCTGGCCGCCGGCCGGGCCGTGGACACCACCGCCCCCGCACTGCAGTACGCCGACTGGGCGCAGTGGCACCGTGAGCGGATCGGCGGCGGCCTCGGCGCGGAGCAGGCCGGCCGCTGGGCACGGGCCCTGGCCGGGGTGCCGGCCCTGGAGCTGCCCACCGACCGGCCCCGCCCGGCGGTCCGCGACGGGCAGGGCGCGGACCACGTCTTCCCGGTCCCCGCCGTCACCGTCCGGGCCCTGGCCGCGTACGGCCGCAGCCGGGGCGCCACCCCCTTCATGTCCCTGCTCGCCGGCTACCTGGCCTTCCTGCACCGCTACGGCGGCCAGGAGGACTTCGCCGTCGGCACCCCCGTCGCCGGTCGCGACGCCGAGCAGGCCCACACGATGCTCGGCAGTTTCGTCAACACCCTGGCCCTGCGCGCCGACCTGTCCGGCGAACCCACCTTCGCCGAGCTGCTTGAGCGCGTCCGTAGCCGCGCCCTGGGCGCCTTCGCCGACCAGGACTGCCCGTTCGACCTGGTGGTGGCCGAGCTGCGCCCGGAGCGGGACGCGTCCCGGACACCGGTCTTCCAGACCATGTTCCAGACCTTCGAGGACGCGGAAGGCGCCCTCGCCCTCGGCACCCTGGAGGTCCGGCCGTTCCCGGTGGCCGCCGCGCCCGCGCTCACCGACCTCTCGCTGGTGCTGCGCGCCCGCCCGGGCGGCGACTGGCAGGGCGAGTTCGAGTACGCCACCGCCCTGTTCGACGCCGCCACCGTGGCCCGGATGGCCGACCACCTGGTCCGCCTGCTCGACGCGCTGGCCGCCGAGCCGGACCGCCCCATCGCCGCGCACCCCCTGCTCACCGAGGAGGAGGCCGTCCGGCAGGGCGACTTCGGACGCGGCCGGGCCGACCGCCGGCCCATGCACGAGGTCGTCGCCGCGCAGACCCGGGCCACGCCGGACGCCCCGGCCGTGATCTCGCCCGACGGTGAGCTCAGCTACGCCCGACTCGACGCCGAGGCCGAGCAGCTGGCCGCCCGGCTGCGCGCCGCCGGGATCGGCCCGGGCACCGTGGTCGCCAGCGCCATGCCCCGCGACCACCGCCTGGTGGTGGCCTGGCTCGGCATCCTCAAGGCGGGCGGCTGCTACCTGCCGGTGGACCCCGCCGACCCGGCCGAACGGCTGGCCGGCCTGCTCGCCGAGAGCCGGGCCGGTGCGGTGGTCACCGTGGCGGCCACCCGGCCCGTGCTGCCGGCCGGCCCGGTGCCCGTCCTGCACCTGGACGAGCCCGGGGCCCCCGTCGGCACCCTGCCCGGGCCCGACCCGGTCTCCCCGCGCGACCTGGCCTACCTGATCTACACCTCCGGATCGACCGGACGGCCCAAGGGCGTCATGGTCGAGCACCGCAGCTACGTGGAGCACTGCCACGTGATGGCGCAGGCGTACCGGCTCGGTCCCGGCGCCCGGTTCGCGCTGATGGCCGCGGTGAGCTTCGACGCCTCCATGGACCAGATCGCGGCCCCGCTCACCGCGGGCGGCGCGGTGGTGGTGCTCGACCCACGGGCCGTCTCACCCGACGAGCTGCTGGGGCAGATCGACCGGCTCGGCGTGACCGTCCTCGACGTCACCCCGGTCTACTACCGGGAGCTGGTCGAGCGGCTGGAGCCCGGCGACCGCCGGCTGGAACGCCTGGCGCTGATGAGCGTCGGCGGCGACGTGGTGACCGCGCTCGACGCCCGCCGCTGGGAGCGCACCGGCCTGCCCGGGGCGTTCGCCTGCACCTACGGGCCCACCGAGGCGACCGTCGCCTGCACCATGCACACGGCGGGACCGGACGCCGACGCCCGGCAGGACGCCGCCGCGCTGCCCATCGGCCGTCCCCTGTGCGGCACCGTGGCCCGGGTGCTGGACGCCCGGCTGCAGCCGGTGCCGCCCGGGGTGGTCGGCGAGCTGCTGATCGGCGGCAGCCGGGTCGCCCGCGGCTACCTCGGCCGCCCCGACCTGACCGCCGACCGCTTCGTCCCCGACCCCTTCGCCACCGAGCCCGGCGCCCGGCTCTACCGGACCGGCGACCTGGTCCGGGCCCGCGCCGACGGGGTGATCGAGTTCGTCGGCCGCGCCGACCGCCAGGTCAAGATCCGCGGCTACCGGATCGAGCCCGGCGAGATCGAGGCCGTGCTCGCCGCCCACCCGGACGTGGCCGGCGCCGCCGTCGAGCCCTGCGAACTGCGGGCCGGCGACCGGGCCCTGGCCGCCTACCTGGTGCTGCGCACCGGCGGCTCGGCGGACCGGGTCCGCGAGGACCTGCGCGCCGCGCTGCCCGCGCACCTGGTCCCGGCGGTGTTCGTCCCGCTGGACGCCCTGCCCGTCACCCGCAACGGCAAGCTCGACCGCAAGGCCCTGCCCGCCCCCGACCTGGACCGGCTGCAGGCCGAACGGCCGTACACGGCCCCGCGCGACGCGGTGGAGGAACGTCTGTGCGCGCTGTGGCAGCAGGTCCTGGGAGTGGAACGGGTCGGCGTCGAGGACGAGTTCTTCCTCGACCTCGGCGGCCACTCGCTGCTCGCCACCCGGCTGCGGCTGCTGGTCGAGGACGCCTTCGGCATCACGCTGACGCTGCGTCAGTTCTTTGAGCACACCACCGCCGGGGCCCAGGCCCGGCTGGTCCGCGAGGCCGTCGAAGCGGCGGTCGAAGCACTGTCGGACGAGGAGCTGGAAGCGCTCCTCGCGCAGGAGGAGGGGCTGCTGTGA